In Alkalihalobacterium alkalinitrilicum, a genomic segment contains:
- a CDS encoding amidohydrolase, whose protein sequence is MTFSGWMNYHAHIDKGFLSPTYVYKDAPAPVRAEWTREAKMLMTKDEIKQAANFALEKMYKYQTAYVRTHVDVDPLFELRAIEALLEVQQEWKDRIVIDLIAFNQEGFDRFPETEVLLKEALTMGVNGIGGHTSMDQSGRGHIDKILSLAETTDIDWIEFHTDETGRPDDFNLPYLAKRVTEEQLGEKVTAIHCCSLANVDDDLAIDTIAAVAHSGMTVTTCPTAIATRSLTRVKELAAAGVKIQLGSDNLRDYFNPLGSGNMLQYGQLLAYVSRFYEPQEINQIISWLKTAPNHPRVKQALNQVANHFKLEEGLTNTELLAEAIIEERNSFLLRKN, encoded by the coding sequence ATGACATTCTCAGGCTGGATGAACTATCACGCTCATATTGACAAGGGTTTCTTATCACCCACTTACGTGTATAAGGATGCACCTGCTCCAGTTCGAGCAGAGTGGACAAGAGAAGCGAAGATGTTAATGACAAAAGATGAAATTAAACAAGCGGCAAATTTTGCATTAGAAAAAATGTATAAATACCAAACGGCTTATGTTAGAACCCATGTTGATGTGGATCCCCTTTTTGAACTACGGGCGATTGAGGCTTTACTTGAAGTGCAACAGGAGTGGAAGGATCGTATCGTTATCGATCTTATTGCCTTTAATCAGGAAGGTTTCGATCGTTTCCCTGAAACAGAAGTGTTATTAAAAGAAGCATTGACGATGGGCGTAAACGGAATCGGTGGCCACACGAGTATGGACCAAAGTGGTAGGGGCCATATTGATAAAATTCTTAGCCTTGCTGAGACAACTGATATCGATTGGATCGAATTTCATACTGATGAAACGGGAAGACCAGATGATTTTAATCTACCGTATCTAGCTAAGCGAGTGACAGAAGAACAATTAGGCGAGAAGGTGACAGCGATTCATTGCTGCTCACTCGCAAATGTCGATGATGATCTCGCAATCGACACGATTGCTGCTGTGGCCCACTCGGGCATGACTGTAACAACTTGTCCAACCGCGATTGCGACTAGGTCATTAACGAGAGTCAAAGAGTTGGCAGCAGCTGGTGTTAAAATTCAGCTTGGCTCGGATAATTTAAGAGACTATTTTAATCCACTCGGTAGCGGGAACATGCTGCAATATGGTCAGCTACTCGCCTATGTATCGCGGTTCTATGAACCACAGGAAATCAACCAGATTATAAGTTGGTTAAAAACAGCACCGAATCATCCAAGAGTTAAACAAGCGCTCAATCAAGTAGCTAACCACTTTAAGTTAGAAGAAGGGTTAACGAACACAGAGCTATTGGCTGAAGCCATTATAGAGGAGAGGAATTCATTTCTTCTGAGGAAAAATTGA
- a CDS encoding ABC transporter ATP-binding protein, protein MSTKLALSHVEKIFNTKTGSVQALRSIHLAVEPGEFVSVVGPSGCGKSTIMRIIAGLDKPTSGKVHINDKPLKKIAEGAAVVFQKDVLLAWRTILENVLFPLEVKGLTWFDRPNRQTNKSKAMDLLEAVGLKGFEDKYPHELSGGMRQRVSICRALIQDPKLLLMDEPFGALDALTREQMMYDLLKLSNKYGFTTIFITHSIEEAVFLSNRVVVMSERPGTILKEIPIELPVPRNGDSRLHPEFSKQVGVIRSIFKTQGILAEA, encoded by the coding sequence ATGTCTACGAAATTAGCCCTCTCACATGTCGAGAAGATTTTTAACACGAAAACTGGATCAGTCCAAGCCTTACGTAGTATTCATTTAGCTGTTGAACCTGGGGAATTTGTATCGGTTGTTGGTCCAAGTGGATGTGGGAAAAGTACAATCATGCGAATCATCGCCGGCCTAGATAAACCAACAAGTGGAAAAGTCCATATCAATGATAAACCACTTAAAAAAATTGCAGAAGGTGCTGCTGTTGTTTTCCAAAAGGACGTATTACTTGCGTGGCGAACCATCTTAGAAAATGTATTATTTCCTCTTGAAGTAAAGGGATTAACATGGTTTGATCGTCCTAATCGTCAAACGAATAAATCGAAAGCGATGGATTTATTGGAAGCAGTTGGTCTCAAAGGTTTTGAAGATAAATATCCCCATGAGCTATCTGGTGGAATGAGGCAAAGAGTTTCGATTTGCCGAGCGTTAATTCAAGATCCGAAGCTTTTGTTAATGGATGAGCCGTTCGGAGCATTAGATGCGCTAACTAGAGAACAAATGATGTACGATTTGTTGAAACTTTCGAATAAGTACGGATTCACGACGATCTTCATTACCCATAGTATTGAAGAGGCCGTGTTCCTATCGAATCGAGTTGTTGTCATGTCAGAAAGACCTGGAACCATTTTAAAGGAAATTCCGATTGAATTACCTGTGCCAAGAAATGGTGATTCAAGGCTACATCCTGAATTTAGTAAGCAAGTAGGAGTTATCCGCAGTATTTTTAAAACGCAAGGAATTTTGGCTGAAGCTTAA
- a CDS encoding ABC transporter substrate-binding protein — MKKSIQLFVLMIATVFFLVACGSSNDTSSGSVATEPDEEVGSGETNGDTEILGEPEVTDITLRLNWRFKGEFSPFYVAVEKGIFEKYGLNVEVLEGNGSTNTMQAIAQGQDDFGVTSTVEPSQGIAEGMPIRMIATYTTRSPIIIASHPETPVETPKDLEGKRIAMSIASTFTNIYPFFLESNGVDDSAVTPVQVESSARNGLFLNKEVDAVAIFSSNEYPIFEKELGVELTPLYLADFGYDLAGLSIIGNTRFLDGNPNTTKRFLAALDEAFAYTFENKEEAVAIVKDLFPEAVDEEIVLLQIELFEEIAAFDDVPYGYMSEQNMIDTLDILEVSSLISERYELERYYTNEYFMAE; from the coding sequence ATGAAAAAATCTATTCAACTATTTGTTTTGATGATAGCTACTGTATTTTTCCTTGTTGCATGTGGTTCTTCTAATGATACGAGCTCTGGTTCTGTTGCTACTGAGCCTGATGAAGAAGTAGGATCGGGAGAAACTAATGGTGATACTGAAATTTTAGGAGAGCCAGAAGTCACTGATATTACATTGCGTCTGAACTGGCGCTTTAAAGGCGAGTTCTCACCTTTTTATGTCGCGGTGGAAAAAGGTATATTTGAAAAATACGGTTTGAATGTTGAAGTGTTAGAAGGGAATGGATCAACGAATACGATGCAAGCCATTGCGCAAGGGCAAGATGATTTTGGAGTTACGTCAACAGTTGAGCCTTCTCAAGGTATAGCTGAAGGAATGCCTATTCGGATGATTGCAACTTATACTACTCGTTCCCCCATTATTATTGCTTCTCACCCAGAGACACCAGTAGAAACTCCGAAAGATTTAGAAGGAAAAAGGATTGCGATGTCGATTGCTTCAACATTTACAAATATTTATCCATTTTTCTTGGAAAGCAATGGAGTCGATGATTCAGCAGTGACCCCAGTTCAAGTGGAAAGTTCAGCGCGAAATGGATTATTTTTAAATAAGGAAGTCGATGCTGTAGCGATCTTTTCGTCAAATGAATATCCAATCTTTGAAAAGGAATTAGGTGTGGAACTAACACCGTTATACTTAGCAGACTTTGGTTATGATTTAGCTGGTTTATCAATCATTGGAAATACTAGATTTCTAGATGGGAACCCAAATACAACGAAGCGTTTCTTAGCTGCCCTAGATGAAGCATTTGCCTATACATTTGAAAATAAAGAAGAAGCTGTTGCCATTGTGAAAGATTTATTCCCAGAAGCAGTCGATGAAGAAATTGTTCTTCTTCAAATTGAACTATTTGAAGAGATTGCCGCTTTTGATGATGTACCTTATGGTTATATGTCCGAACAAAACATGATCGACACACTTGATATTCTTGAAGTAAGTAGTTTAATTAGTGAGAGATACGAATTAGAGAGGTACTACACAAATGAATACTTTATGGCGGA
- a CDS encoding ZIP family metal transporter, whose product MWNALFWGTLAASATLFGAILALKFSIPKRIIGYIMALGTGALIGATTYELLEESLEISGFKEVAIGFLGGALLFTILDYFISHKGGGHERKRVDRKLIKDSEQQEVGKTSGMGIFIGSVMDTLPESAIIGMSLIGGESVSLALVVSVFISNIPEGLSSTVGLRQSGFSKKKIIVMWSLVVFFSALSALAGATLLEAASNSIKAIVSCLAGGAIIAMLASTMMPEAYKEGGPTVGFVTAIGVFISLWLHYI is encoded by the coding sequence ATGTGGAATGCCCTTTTTTGGGGGACACTTGCAGCATCAGCTACATTGTTTGGAGCGATATTAGCACTGAAATTCTCAATTCCAAAACGCATCATTGGTTATATAATGGCACTTGGGACAGGGGCGCTAATTGGTGCGACAACTTATGAGTTATTAGAGGAATCCTTAGAAATAAGCGGTTTTAAAGAAGTGGCCATTGGTTTTTTAGGTGGAGCATTACTCTTTACTATACTAGACTATTTTATTTCTCATAAAGGGGGAGGACACGAGCGAAAAAGAGTGGATCGAAAGTTGATTAAGGATTCAGAGCAGCAGGAGGTTGGAAAAACTTCTGGGATGGGGATATTTATAGGAAGTGTTATGGACACGCTGCCTGAATCAGCGATAATTGGCATGAGTTTAATCGGTGGTGAATCGGTTAGCCTAGCTCTCGTTGTCTCAGTTTTTATAAGTAACATTCCTGAAGGTCTTTCTAGTACAGTTGGTTTACGACAAAGTGGATTTTCAAAGAAAAAAATTATCGTCATGTGGAGTCTCGTTGTTTTTTTCTCAGCATTAAGTGCTTTAGCGGGGGCGACACTATTAGAAGCTGCTTCTAATAGCATTAAAGCGATTGTCAGTTGCCTTGCTGGTGGAGCAATTATTGCGATGCTTGCTTCAACGATGATGCCTGAGGCTTATAAAGAAGGGGGACCAACGGTAGGGTTTGTAACTGCGATTGGCGTCTTTATTTCGTTGTGGCTCCATTATATATAA
- a CDS encoding ABC transporter permease, giving the protein MQTKPEVDVINQSYKKEKRKIHLPQSLWATLTLVGLLSIWQFLTSLLEIPRYILPSPVDIIGRFITDFHMLFNHSLTTLTEVLLGFGLSLVIGVPLAVSIVYSRYLANSLYPILIGIQCIPMVSIAPILVIWFGYGLTTKVILACLISFFPIVINSVVGFRSLDKDMHDLGKSIGISEWKIFFYLRLPNALPHLFGGFKVGITLAVVGAIVGEFVASERGLGYLQLTANARLDTPLVFATLLTLAIIGMLLFFFVHLMEKVFMPWYHANKAGGGK; this is encoded by the coding sequence ATGCAGACAAAACCTGAAGTAGATGTCATAAATCAATCTTATAAAAAGGAAAAAAGAAAGATCCATCTTCCTCAATCGCTTTGGGCAACGTTAACGTTAGTGGGTCTACTTTCAATATGGCAATTTCTAACAAGCTTGCTTGAGATACCGAGATATATTTTACCTTCTCCTGTCGATATTATTGGTCGTTTTATAACGGATTTTCATATGTTATTCAATCACTCTCTCACTACTTTAACAGAGGTGCTACTCGGATTTGGTTTAAGTTTAGTCATCGGTGTCCCGTTAGCGGTCTCTATTGTGTATTCTCGCTATTTAGCAAACTCACTTTACCCTATACTTATTGGAATTCAATGTATTCCGATGGTATCCATTGCACCGATTTTAGTGATCTGGTTTGGCTACGGTTTAACAACAAAGGTTATACTCGCTTGCTTAATTTCATTTTTCCCTATCGTCATCAATTCGGTCGTCGGTTTTCGGTCACTGGATAAGGATATGCATGATTTAGGGAAGTCAATAGGTATTTCTGAATGGAAAATCTTTTTTTACTTACGGTTACCGAATGCTCTTCCGCATTTATTTGGTGGATTTAAAGTAGGGATTACACTAGCTGTCGTTGGTGCGATTGTTGGAGAGTTCGTTGCTTCTGAGCGAGGCCTAGGTTATTTACAACTCACGGCTAATGCTAGACTTGATACGCCACTCGTATTTGCCACACTACTAACACTTGCCATAATCGGAATGTTATTATTCTTCTTTGTGCATCTGATGGAGAAAGTATTTATGCCTTGGTACCATGCCAATAAAGCAGGAGGAGGAAAATAA
- a CDS encoding ring-opening amidohydrolase: MNYQLIRCDMEHPGDVSKLEKLLTENVIEAQNIKAVIAQTEGDGYARGYATLAFQVLLSEKLGISYQEVFDTIPMMMIGKTGGLMTPHYTLFIEKEDEKPSTGDKRFAFGVADTRVLEKDEIGTLTQLDLVTEAVEKAMKAAGIESIEDVKCVEVKCPWGVGGSRAKAASALGSAVALKEIDREGITEASINEDHSLYSLKTSVSAGQEQVAVRIIVMGNSSSSTSDLYIGAGVMKDALDLEGLVESFQDAGLDCISFLTEEQKDQIVQVFVNAGADAIGEVRGRRHTMHSDALAMHSGILAKAVANAVVGSLIGETRILCSAGSEHQGPQGSNLVAPIIRVGGIR; this comes from the coding sequence ATGAATTACCAATTAATTCGCTGTGATATGGAACATCCAGGAGATGTGTCAAAACTAGAAAAACTACTAACTGAAAATGTGATTGAAGCTCAAAATATTAAAGCAGTTATTGCTCAAACTGAAGGAGATGGTTATGCAAGAGGATACGCGACGTTAGCTTTCCAAGTATTATTATCTGAAAAATTGGGTATTAGTTATCAAGAAGTTTTTGATACGATCCCGATGATGATGATTGGAAAAACAGGAGGGTTAATGACCCCACATTATACATTATTTATCGAAAAAGAAGATGAAAAACCGAGTACGGGTGATAAACGATTTGCATTTGGCGTTGCTGATACAAGAGTACTAGAAAAAGATGAGATAGGTACGCTTACGCAGTTAGATCTTGTTACTGAAGCGGTGGAAAAAGCAATGAAAGCAGCTGGAATTGAATCAATTGAAGATGTGAAATGTGTGGAAGTGAAATGTCCTTGGGGAGTTGGAGGAAGTCGAGCAAAAGCAGCGTCTGCTCTCGGTTCAGCTGTAGCTTTAAAGGAAATTGATCGAGAAGGGATAACTGAAGCGAGTATTAATGAAGATCATTCTCTCTATTCTTTAAAAACGTCTGTATCGGCAGGACAGGAACAGGTGGCAGTGCGGATCATCGTTATGGGGAACTCAAGTTCATCAACGAGTGACCTTTACATTGGTGCTGGTGTGATGAAAGATGCTCTTGATTTAGAAGGGTTAGTCGAGTCATTTCAGGATGCAGGGCTCGATTGTATATCATTTTTAACAGAGGAACAAAAAGATCAGATCGTTCAAGTATTTGTCAATGCAGGAGCGGATGCTATTGGAGAAGTGAGAGGGAGACGACATACGATGCATTCGGATGCTTTAGCGATGCATTCTGGTATTCTAGCAAAAGCAGTTGCGAATGCTGTAGTCGGTAGTTTAATTGGAGAGACGAGAATATTATGTTCGGCAGGTTCAGAACATCAAGGACCTCAAGGATCTAATCTTGTTGCACCCATTATTCGCGTAGGAGGGATTCGATGA